Proteins encoded in a region of the Thermoplasmata archaeon genome:
- a CDS encoding acyltransferase → MSNETASRIRLSTIDVFKGLAIFFIVILHLAIVARSGMSEPSPAIQALYLGLVGFFVMSGYFFKPGRGFKENIGRRVKILFVALLISAFCLPIISFLWCSLCDQPTGFEDLIDCWRRTFCLERSFVPYDDSVPWAICGFSMGYYYLWCMLGAFVVFYAVADRIVNNLKLGIITITVLVCITAAYRELVDFTLPFYLNLVPIAAAFMICGMYLAKIDLVGKVESGAFRGLKWWGLFIGSTAALLVMVFILPPTITFDLMSFGHFGGYSAFPYLVEGILAFVMILYISFFISKIPVVASVFERLGEHTMGILLLHVFIAKVALAPFFTFNNEICITGDFGGIERTIFAFAVLLITYLVCAYGSQFIRRVRGHE, encoded by the coding sequence ATGTCAAACGAGACAGCATCCCGCATTCGTCTAAGTACCATCGATGTCTTCAAGGGTTTGGCGATATTCTTCATCGTCATACTGCATTTGGCCATCGTAGCTAGAAGCGGGATGTCTGAGCCTTCACCAGCAATCCAGGCCTTGTATCTGGGGTTGGTCGGATTCTTCGTGATGTCAGGATACTTCTTCAAGCCAGGGAGAGGCTTCAAGGAGAATATTGGTCGCCGTGTTAAGATTCTCTTCGTTGCCTTGCTGATATCTGCATTCTGTCTTCCTATCATCAGTTTCCTATGGTGCAGCCTTTGCGATCAGCCAACTGGTTTTGAAGATCTGATTGACTGCTGGAGGAGAACTTTTTGTCTGGAGCGCAGCTTCGTACCATATGATGATAGCGTCCCGTGGGCCATATGCGGCTTTTCCATGGGTTACTATTACCTTTGGTGCATGCTCGGTGCTTTCGTAGTTTTTTATGCGGTCGCTGACCGTATCGTCAACAATCTCAAGCTTGGAATCATTACAATAACCGTGCTTGTATGCATCACTGCAGCTTACAGAGAATTGGTGGACTTCACACTGCCGTTCTATCTAAATCTGGTTCCAATCGCAGCTGCATTCATGATCTGCGGAATGTATCTGGCCAAGATAGATCTTGTGGGGAAAGTGGAGTCGGGGGCATTCAGGGGCCTGAAATGGTGGGGTCTGTTCATAGGCAGTACAGCCGCTCTTCTGGTGATGGTTTTCATTCTTCCGCCGACAATCACTTTCGATCTGATGAGCTTTGGACATTTCGGAGGTTACTCTGCATTCCCCTATCTGGTGGAAGGGATCCTGGCGTTCGTTATGATCCTCTACATATCATTTTTCATTTCAAAGATACCTGTTGTTGCATCCGTTTTCGAGAGACTCGGGGAGCACACAATGGGGATCCTTTTGTTGCATGTGTTCATCGCCAAGGTCGCTCTGGCCCCATTCTTCACATTCAACAATGAGATATGCATAACCGGTGACTTTGGAGGAATAGAAAGAACGATATTTGCTTTCGCAGTTCTGCTGATAACGTATTTGGTCTGTGCCTATGGTTCACAGTTCATCAGAAGGGTCAGAGGCCATGAGTAA